A stretch of the Medicago truncatula cultivar Jemalong A17 chromosome 5, MtrunA17r5.0-ANR, whole genome shotgun sequence genome encodes the following:
- the LOC11444203 gene encoding COBRA-like protein 10, giving the protein MSNKWICQLLSLATLLISYNVYVCECQEPEALPPSAENCNGVFISYDFLDRRKGFPRVKNVTAQSWSFNATATVLNTGKDVLKAWKLFIGFQHHEILVSANGGIPFEAGDFPSSVGNGTTLVGSSLPDLETSIDTANDLSQIQALIQIAGTQFGVRPPAIPMPKNIKLVNDGFKCPRPSVRKSSMWACCKSDPKFKSKLLKTKFLPRQKGDLTIAYDVLQSYDSSYLVQVTIDNNNPLGRLDHWNLTWEWTRGEFIQTMKGAFTREITYTGCVYGVAGQYYKDMDFSKVINCQKNPVISDLPPEKYNDTEIGKIPFCCRNGTLLPILMDPSQSKSIFQMQVFKCPPDLDKKSIFPPARWKIMGVLNSAYTCGPPLKVEPTKFPDPRGLDATTYSIVSWQIVCNITKPKHRSTRCCVSFSSYYNDSIVPCNTCACGCDDDDTNRHCNPNARAMLLPSEALLVPFENRTLKTVAWAKLKHFRVPKKLPCGDNCGVSINWHIVSDYKGGWSARITLFNWKPFPFENWFTAMQFKKSVSLGFEKVYSFNGSLLTKFNNTIFMQGLQGTSYLIGEDNGTYLKVPGKQQSVISFTKKFKPNMQIAKGDGFPSKVLFNGEECSIPTQFPMQTANQQNVYLVQEILVLVLAFTMNHILY; this is encoded by the exons ATGTCAAACAAATGGATATGTCAATTGTTATCATTAGCAACATTGTTGATTTCATACAATGTCTATGTGTGTGAATGTCAAGAACCTGAGGCTCTCCCTCCGTCAGCTGAAAATTGTAATGGAGTTTTCATTTCGTATGATTTTCTTGATCGGAGGAAGGGATTTCCTCGGGTCAAGAATGTCACGGCACAATCTTGGTCCTTTAATGCAACCGCAACAGTTCTCAACACAGGAAAAGATGTACTTAAAGCATGGAAATTGTTCATAGGATTTCAACATCATGAGATCCTTGTCTCTGCAAATGGAGGTATTCCATTTGAAGCTGGTGACTTTCCCTCTTCTGTTGGAAATGGGACAACCTTAGTAGGAAGTTCTCTTCCAGATTTGGAAACCTCCATCGACACAGCCAATGATTTGTCTCAAATTCAAGCACTCATTCAAATTGCTGGCACCCAATTTGGAGTTAGGCCACCTGCAATTCCCATGCCTAAAAACATCAAGTTGGTGAATGATGGATTTAAGTGCCCCCGACCAAGTGTCCGTA AGAGTTCCATGTGGGCATGTTGTAAAAGTGATCCAAAATTCAAGTCAAAACTTTTGAAGACAAAATTCTTACCACGTCAAAAAGGGGATCTGACCATAGCCTATGATGTTCTTCAATCGTATGACAGCAGCTATCTAGTTCAAGTGACCATAGATAATAATAACCCTTTGGGAAGGTTAGATCATTGGAACTTAACATGGGAGTGGACAAGAGGTGAATTCATACAAACAATGAAAGGTGCTTTCACACGTGAGATAACCTACACAGGTTGCGTCTATGGTGTTGCTGGACAATACTACAAGGACATGGATTTCTCCAAAGTAattaattgtcaaaaaaatcctGTAATAAGTGATTTGCCTCCAGAAAAATATAATGACACTGAAATTGGTAAAATACCATTTTGTTGTAGAAATGGAACTCTTTTACCAATACTTATGGATCCAAGCCAATCCAAGTCAATTTTTCAAATGCAAGTTTTTAAATGTCCACCTGATTTGgataaaaaatctattttccCACCAGCAAGATGGAAAATAATGGGAGTTCTTAACTCAGCTTATACTTGTGGACCACCATTGAAAGTTGAACCGACAAAATTTCCAGACCCTAGAGGACTTGATGCTACAACTTATTCTATTGTTAGTTGGCAAATAGTTTGTAATATAACCAAACCAAAACATAGGAGTACACGTTGCTGtgtctctttctcttcttattaCAATGATTCTATTGTGCCATGCAACACGTGTGCATGTGgttgtgatgatgatgacaCAAATCGTCATTGTAATCCAAATGCAAGAGCAATGCTTTTACCTTCAGAAGCTCTTCTTGTACCTTTCGAGAATAGAACATTGAAGACAGTTGCTTGGGCGAAATTAAAGCATTTTAGGGTACCTAAGAAATTACCATGTGGTGATAATTGTGGAGTTAGCATAAATTGGCATATAGTTTCAGATTACAAAGGTGGATGGAGTGCTAGAATCACTTTGTTCAATTGGAAACCATTCCCTTTTGAGAATTGGTTCACTGCAATGCAATTTAAGAAAAGTGTTTCTCTTGGTTTTGAGAAAGTGTATTCTTTCAATGGGTCATTGCttacaaaattcaacaacactATTTTCATGCAAGGATTACAAGGAACAAGCTATTTGATAGGTGAAGACAATGGAACATACCTAAAGGTTCCTGGAAAACAACAATCTGTTATTTCCTTTACCAAAAAATTCAAACCGAATATGCAAATAGCAAAAGGAGATGGGTTCCCTTCAAAGGTTCTTTTCAATGGAGAAGAGTGTTCAATTCCAACCCAATTCCCTATGCAAACTGCTAACCAGCAAAATGTATATTTAGTACAAGAAATATTAGTCTTAGTTTTAGCTTTTACAATGAATCATATCTTGTATTAG